A stretch of Bombina bombina isolate aBomBom1 chromosome 2, aBomBom1.pri, whole genome shotgun sequence DNA encodes these proteins:
- the TOPORS gene encoding E3 ubiquitin-protein ligase Topors, producing MREKRSRRRRAGTKEETQNQVLGSAAQDFTVDESFSPKAGTSKLQSHGAPADASPDSKCPICLDKFDNVSHLDRCLHRFCFRCIQEWAKNKAECPLCKQPFYSIFHSVRAEDDFKEYVLRPTMNGSLASPEGHRFRYRSTVTRDYRIPNRRLRSSSSHRTESPPDNGILFEGLPNQAQQRGSDIQQMIRRLASRRQASAEGRSMRQIQEQELVNFRRALYRSGVRVRSIQDGGRYRDISAEFFRRNPAVLHRLIPWLKRELTVLFGTHGSLVNIVQHIIMSNVTRYDMETQAFVDDLRPFLLHRTDHFHHEFINFARCPYNIDAYDQHANYDCPAPSYGEGSHSESSVITISPDEVVSRDLDVPSSSIDVGQAPWDDETPGPSYSTSEPATTSVSATLNVSESSDEEPSNSQDIAQEDIISDVGNMQDMALPTDDCVIVGYVKPLAERTPELVELSSDSEGSLCEVKTEDTKKSPVKPFILSDSNESSRSSSPSSFLSSDKHAHKSRNKEKTDSGKIAHSKKKEKGKKSIDGSSKTTRESRKGKRDVNSSHAVSRWRARSRSSDCYSRSSRNKGYDNRKRPGSKSRIKARGQERSRHKSWRELRRSRSRDRSLSWRSRTVSLTSESSRERNRSRSRSQNRNKGRSRSNDSDYSFGADNYSSTYQWEYTYYSRNRDRDCYEQSYRKRTRGRGHYSRPSGSPEYKMQSYPTRKDTRKERGHVTRRHHDRYRSRSRSSSQINMSETELTHSDKPSGKRKYKTRHLETHEEDASNIETQARKTKVDNILADKGSSVKCTEDYKNVLGNSSCNEPKQKWKKKARSPSVEIVFEGKAGESLRHHKKKKKKHKKKRHREQSGSSLLASPIIITIDSESDTPMSENVPCNSEHTLLPVKNLSIDSTVPSTSHSPATSAATSTTDLPSGEIADLDPKCDDVSTSNGHVDAATGILDGLHFEDSSDEQACAAECSPPSFQSPEDDIVAPPEVYSPNSEATQPNAFSEIPSDIMELEENLSKENSEDESLESMT from the coding sequence gtgttgggttcaGCAGCACAGGATTTTACAGTGGATGAAAGTTTTTCCCCAAAGGCTGGAACAAGTAAACTGCAAAGTCATGGTGCACCAGCAGATGCCTCTCCAGACTCCAAGTGTCCTATCTGTCTTGACAAATTTGATAATGTATCTCACCTTGATAGATGTCTGCACAGATTTTGCTTCCGCTGCATCCAAGAATGGGCGAAAAATAAAGCTGAATGCCCCCTGTGCAAGCAACCTTTCTACTCCATATTTCATAGTGTTCGTGCAGAGGATGATTTTAAGGAGTATGTCTTAAGACCCACAATGAATGGCTCCCTTGCTAGTCCAGAAGGCCATAGATTTCGCTATCGCAGTACTGTGACTAGAGACTACAGAATACCCAACCGGCGACTGAGATCATCATCTTCTCATAGGACTGAATCGCCCCCAGATAATGGTATTTTATTTGAGGGCCTTCCAAATCAAGCTCAGCAAAGGGGAAGTGATATCCAGCAAATGATAAGAAGACTGGCTTCAAGACGACAAGCTAGTGCAGAAGGTCGGTCTATGAGACAGATCCAAGAGCAAGAACTTGTTAACTTCAGAAGAGCTCTCTATCGATCAGGTGTGCGTGTTAGAAGTATACAGGATGGAGGCCGCTATCGTGACATATCTGCTGAGTTTTTCAGAAGAAATCCTGCCGTCCTTCACAGGCTTATCCCCTGGCTGAAGCGAGAGTTGACAGTCCTGTTTGGCACACACGGTTCTCTTGTTAATATTGTACAGCATATAATCATGAGCAATGTGACACGCTATGACATGGAGACCCAAGCTTTTGTAGATGATTTGCGGCCTTTTTTGCTTCACCGTACTGACCACTTCCATCATGAATTCATCAACTTTGCTCGTTGCCCATATAATATTGATGCATATGACCAACATGCTAACTATGATTGCCCTGCACCATCATATGGGGAAGGAAGTCACTCTGAATCATCGGTCATCACTATATCACCTGATGAAGTGGTCTCTAGGGACCTAGATGTGCCTTCATCTAGTATTGATGTAGGTCAGGCTCCATGGGATGATGAAACGCCAGGACCTTCTTACTCAACATCAGAACCAGCTACAACCAGTGTATCAGCTACTCTTAATGTCTCAGAGAGCTCAGATGAGGAACCTTCTAATAGTCAAGACATTGCTCAGGAAGACATAATTAGTGATGTTGGTAACATGCAGGACATGGCCCTTCCAACAGATGACTGTGTCATAGTGGGTTACGTTAAGCCATTAGCAGAAAGAACACCAGAACTTGTCGAGCTCTCTTCAGATTCAGAAGGCTCACTGTGTGAAGTAAAGACTGAGGATACAAAAAAGTCTCCAGTTAAGCCATTTATTTTAAGTGACAGTAATGAGTCAAGCAGATCCTCATCCCCTTCATCCTTTCTCTCCAGTGATAAGCATGCACACAAATCTAGAAATAAAGAAAAGACTGATTCTGGAAAAATTGCGcattccaaaaagaaagaaaaggggaaaaaatcaatTGATGGGTCTTCCAAAACTACAAGAGAAAGCAGGAAAGGTAAAAGAGATGTAAACAGTAGTCATGCAGTGTCAAGATGGCGAGCAAGGTCAAGGAGTTCAGACTGTTACTCTCGTTCCTCCCGCAATAAGGGATATGATAATCGCAAAAGACCTGGTAGCAAAAGCAGAATAAAAGCAAGGGGCCAAGAGAGGAGCAGACACAAGAGTTGGCGTGAGCTGAGGCGATCTAGGAGTAGAGACAGAAGCTTGTCCTGGAGGAGCAGGACAGTGTCACTTACCAGTGAAAGCTCTAGAGAAAGAAACCGGTCCAGATCTAGAAGTCAAAACCGCAACAAAGGAAGATCCCGGAGCAATGATAGTGACTATAGTTTTGGTGCAGACAACTATTCCAGTACATATCAGTGGGAGTACACCTACTATAGTAGAAATCGTGACAGAGATTGCTATGAGCAGTCTTATAGAAAGCGGACACGTGGTAGAGGTCATTATTCTAGACCTTCTGGCAGCCCTGAATACAAGATGCAGTCTTACCCTACTAGAAAAGATACACGGAAAGAAAGGGGACATGTTACTAGAAGGCACCATGACAGATATAGATCAAGAAGTCGTTCTAGCAGTCAAATAAATATGTCCGAGACAGAACTGACCCATTCTGACAAGCCAAGTGGAAAACGGAAATACAAAACCCGTCATCTTGAGACACACGAGGAGGATGCAAGCAATATTGAAACCCAAGCTAGAAAGACGAAAGTGGACAATATACTAGCAGACAAGGGCTCATCTGTTAAGTGCACTGAAGATTACAAGAATGTGTTGGGCAACTCATCCTGTAATGAACCAAAACAAAAGTGGAAGAAGAAGGCAAGAAGCCCCAGTGTTGAAATAGTGTTTGAAGGTAAAGCAGGAGAGAGTTTAAggcatcacaaaaagaaaaaaaagaagcacaAGAAAAAACGCCACCGAGAACAGTCGGGAAGTTCTCTTCTTGCCTCCCCTATAATCATTACCATTGACAGTGAAAGTGATACTCCCATGTCGGAGAATGTTCCTTGTAACAGTGAACATACTCTCCTCCCGGTCAAAAACCTTAGTATTGACTCCACAGTGCCCTCAACCAGCCATTCACCAGCTACCTCTGCTGCAACAAGCACCACAGACCTTCCAAGTGGAGAAATAGCTGACCTTGATCCTAAATGTGATGATGTATCTACCAGCAATGGACATGTGGATGCTGCAACAGGAATACTGGATGGGTTACATTTTGAGGATAGCTCAGATGAGCAAGCTTGTGCTGCAGAATGTAGTCCACCCAGTTTTCAATCCCCTGAAGATGACATTGTTGCACCACCTGAGGTATATTCTCCAAATTCTGAGGCTACTCAGCCCAATGCTTTTTCTGAAATCCCTTCAGATATAATGGAACTTGAGGAGAATCTCTCTAAAGAGAACAGTGAAGATGAGTCCTTGGAAAGCATGACATAG